In a genomic window of Struthio camelus isolate bStrCam1 chromosome 20, bStrCam1.hap1, whole genome shotgun sequence:
- the ABCA2 gene encoding ATP-binding cassette sub-family A member 2 isoform X9 encodes MQSLCPDGQRDEFGFLQYSNSTVTQLLEHLSEVVEQSNLFDPDHPGLEEELESLRRRLEALSSSEPSSMETHFSSQAGSGFTLAWAAKDRGELHRFLTQNLSLPNATAELLLGSSIDLREVYHLYFGSSPSVPDDTHERDLWDRFGPSEKVLKLEKSLPSGWRTLREGLIHKALRDPSRASRRQTLLHLLSQALGLASAAPGPTDSYSPQAFVSEMENVVFTAPVLEHLTCDQSQGGLRRLLHVAPSQQALLQAYRALVCNGSQAAREERFAQLATELKNQLDARKIVSRLKLDEVNSTATQHRLHALLEDLMEMEKVLRDMDILSALAKLLPKGACASKAPSPTANSTGWASGNATAGNNTTAEEEGNREGMPGGENPQGQFSAFVQLWAGLQPILCGNNRTIEPEALKQGNMSSLGFTSKEQRNLGLLVHLMTSNPKILYAPVGTEVDKVILKANETFAFVGNVTHYAKLWMNISPEIRAYLEEGRLQRRIRWLQQFTADLHKHPEILNVSDSDLLHSFLNGNFSLPNASVLLQQLDTIDNAACGWVHFMAKVSVDIFKGFPDEESIVNYTLNQAYQDNVTVFASVIFQTNKDGSLPPHVMYKIRQNSSFTEKTNEIRRAYWRPGPNTGGRFYFLYGFVWIQDMMERALINTFVGHDVVEPGNYVQMFPYPCYTRDDFLFVIEHMMPLCMVISWVYSVAMMIQHIVTEKEHRLKEVMKMMGLNNAVHWVAWFITGFVQLSISVTALTAILKYGKVLMHSDVLIIWLFLAIYAVATIMFCFLVSVLYSKAKLASACGGIIYFLSYVPYMYVAIREEVAHDKITAFEKCIASLMSTTAFGLGSKYFALYEVAGVGIQWHTFSQSPVEGDDFNLLLSMMMLSVDAVVYGVLTWYIEAVHPGMYGLPRPWYFPFQKSYWLGNGRVETWEWTWPWSRTTRLSIMEEDQACAMESRRLVPHHPALVAEETRGIEEEPSHLPLVVCIDKLTKVYKTDKKLALNKLSLNLYENQVVSFLGHNGAGKTTTMSILTGLFPPTSGSATIYGHDIRTEMDEIRKNLGMCPQHNVLFDRLTVEEHLWFYSQLKSMAEEEIRKEMDKMIEDLELSNKRHSLVQTLSGGMKRKLSVAIAFVGGSRAVILDEPTAGVDPYARRAIWDLILKYKPGRTILLSTHHMDEADLLGDRIAIISHGKLKCCGSPLFLKSTYGDGYKLTVVKRQSDARNSTESGQPHSPPSHSSVSPCSEPRVSQFIKKYVASCLLISDTNTELSYILPSEAVKKGCFERLFQHLEQSLEDLALTSFGLMDTTLEEVFLKVSEEDQSLENSDVDMKESKKDALRPPTPELGPKPEANGEPLAEAEVPEKPEVELSNLVTCSKLAQSQASLRSASSVGSVRGDEGGAYSEFFGDYSPLFDNRQDPDNISLQDQEADVEAEDHDLAGQGSFKLEGSWLKLRQFHGLIVKRFHCAKRNTKALFSQILLPAFFVCVAMTVALSVPEIGDLPPLILSPSQYHNYTQPKGNFIPYANEERHEYRIRLSPDASPQQLVNTFHLPSGVGATCVLKTAFNNTLDQPMQTLNLNSNESKMLAAKYFDAMCIDSFTQGLPLSNFVPPPPSPAPSDYPVSVDEDLLRAWNSTTFSSAIKETVTSAPALPQIIHEPIKCTCSMQGTGFSCPSGVGGHPPQMKVVTGDILADITGRNVSEYLLYTSDRFRLHRYGALTFGNVQKSIPASFGARAPATVRKIAVRRTAQVFYNNKGYHSMPTYLNALNNAILRANLPKSKGNPASYGITVTNHPMNKTSASLSLDYLLQGTDVVIAIFIIVAMSFVPASFVVFLVAEKATKAKHLQFVSGCDPVIYWLANYVWDMLNYLVPATCCIIILFVFDLPAYTSPTNFPAVLSLFLLYGWSITPIMYPASFWFEVPSSAYVFLIVINLFIGITATVATFLLQLFEHDKDLKVVNSYLKSCFLVFPNYNLGHGLMEMAYNEYINEYYAKIGQFDKMKSPFEWDIVTRGLVAMTIEGFVGFFITIMCQYNFFRKPQRLPVSTKPIEDDIDVANERHRVLRGDADNDMLKIENLTKVYKSRKIGRILAVDRLCVGVRPGECFGLLGVNGAGKTTTFKMLTGDESTTGGEAFVNGHSILKELLQVQQSLGYCPQFDALFDELTAQEHLELYTRLRGIPWKDEERVVKWALKKLELTKYADKPASTYSGGNKRKLSTAIALIGYPSFIFLDEPTTGMDPKARRFLWNLILDVIKTGRSVVLTSHSMEECEALCTRLAIMVNGRLKCLGSIQHLKNRFGDGYMITVRTKSSLNVKEVVRFFNRNFPEAILKERHHTKAQYQLKSDQISLAQVFSKMEQVVDVLGIEDYSVSQTTLDNVFVNFAKKQSDNLEQQETSPSCALQSPLERVLSLLRPRAAPTELRALVVEEQEDLETDDEGLISFEEERAQLSFNTDTLC; translated from the exons AATGTCGTCTTCACGGCACCAGTGCTGGAGCACCTCACGTGCGACCAGAGCCAAGGGGGGCTGCGGCGCCTCCTCCACGTGGCTCCAAGCCAGCAAGCACTGCTGCAAGCTTACCGGGCGCTGGTGTGCAATGGGAGCCAGGCGGCCCGTGAGGAGCGCTTTGCCCAGCTGGCCACCGAGCTCAAGAACCAGCTGGACGCCCGCAAAATCGTCAGCAGG CTAAAGCTGGATGAGgtgaacagcacagccacccagCACCGGCTCCATGCCCTCCTTGAGGATCTCATGGAGATGGAGAAGGTTCTCCGCGATATGGATATTCTCTCAGCTTTGGCCAAGCTGCTACCCAAAGGAGCTTGTGCCAGCAAGGCCCCATCACCCACCGCCAACAGCACCGGCTGGGCCAGTGGCAACGCCACGGCGGGCAACAACAccacagcagaggaggagggcaaCAGGGAGGGCATGCCAGGTGGTGAAAACCCACAGGGGCAGTTCtcagcctttgtgcagctgtggGCCGGGCTGCAGCCCATCCTGTGCGGGAACAACCG GACAATCGAGCCTGAGGCGCTGAAGCAGGGCAACATGAGCTCTCTGGGCTTCACCAGCAAGGAGCAGCGAAACCTGGGCCTCCTCGTACATCTTATGACGAGCAACCCCAAAATCCTCTACGCTCCTGTGGGCACTGAAGTAGACAAGGTCATCCTGAAG GCCAACGAGACCTTCGCCTTCGTGGGCAACGTCACCCACTATGCCAAGCTGTGGATGAACATCTCCCCGGAGATCAGGGCCTACCtggaggagggcaggctgcaGAGACGCATCCGCTGGCTCCAGCAG TTCACAGCCGACCTCCATAAGCATCCAGAGATCCTGAATGTCTCCGACAGCGACCTTCTCCACAGCTTCCTCAATGGCAACTTCTCCCTGCCCAACGCCAGcgtcctgctccagcagctggaCACCATTGACAACGCTGCCTGTGGCTGGGTCCACTTCATGGCTAAG GTCAGTGTGGACATCTTCAAAGGCTTCCCGGATGAGGAGAGCATCGTTAACTACACTCTGAATCAGGCCTACCAGGACAATGTCACCGTCTTTGCCA GTGTCATCTTCCAGACCAACAAGGATGGCTCACTGCCCCCTCACGTCATGTACAAGATCCGGCAGAACTCCAGCTTCACTGAGAAAACCAACGAGATCCGGCGGGCATACTGGCGGCCTGGCCCCAACACCGGTGGGCGCTTCTACTTCCTCTACGGCTTTGTCTGGATCCAGG ATATGATGGAGCGTGCCCTCATCAACACGTTTGTTGGCCACGATGTGGTGGAGCCTGGCAATTATGTGCAGATGTTCCCATATCCATGTTATACCCGGGACGA CTTCCTCTTTGTCATCGAGCACATGATGCCCCTGTGCATGGTGATCTCCTGGGTCTACTCAGTGGCCATGATGATCCAGCACATTGTGACGGAGAAGGAGCATCGCCTGAAAGAG GTGATGAAGATGATGGGCTTGAACAACGCAGTGCATTGGGTGGCTTGGTTCATCACTGGCTTCGTCCAGCTCTCCATCTCAGTCACAGCTCTCACCGCCATCCTAAAATACGGCAAGGTCCTGATGCACAGCGATGTCCTCATTATCTGGCTCTTCCTCGCCATCTACGCGGTGGCCACCATCATGTTCTG TTTCCTAGTGTCGGTGCTCTACTCCAAGGCCAAGCTGGCCTCAGCCTGTGGTGGCATCATCTATTTCCTGAGCTACGTGCCCTACATGTATGTTGCCATCCGGGAGGAGGTGGCGCACGACAAAATCACAGCCTTTGAGAAGTGCATTGCG TCCCTCATGTCGACCACGGCTTTCGGGCTGGGCTCCAAGTACTTTGCCCTGTACGAGGTGGCTGGCGTGGGCATCCAGTGGCACACCTTCAGCCAGTCGCCCGTGGAAGGAGACGACTTCAACCTCTTGCTGTCCATGATGATGCTGAGTGTAGATGCTGTGGTGTATGGGGTGCTCACGTGGTACATCGAGGCCGTGCACCCAG GTATGTATGGCCTGCCGCGGCCCTGGTACTTCCCCTTCCAGAAGTCCTACTGGTTGGGGAACGGGCGAGTGGAGACATGGGAGTGGACCTGGCCCTGGTCCCGTACCACCCGCCTCAGCATCATGGAGGAGGACCAGGCCTGTGCCATGGAGAGCAGGAGACTGG TTCCTCACCATCCTGCTCTCGTAGCAGAGGAGACGCGGGGCATTGAGGAGGAGCCGTCCCACCTGCCCTTGGTTGTCTGCATTGACAAGCTCACCAAGGTCTACAAGACGGACAAGAAACTGGCACTGAACAAGCTGAGCCTCAACCTCTATGAGAACCAGGTGGTGTCTTTCCTGGGACACAATGGCGCGGGCAAAACCACCACCAT GTCCATCCTGACTGGCTTGTTCCCTCCAACATCGGGCTCTGCTACCATCTATGGCCACGATATCCGGACAGAGATGGATGAGATCCGGAAGAACCTGGGCATGTGTCCCCAGCACAACGTGCTCTTTGACAGGCTGACGGTGGAGGAGCACCTCTGGTTCTACTCGCAGCTCAAGAGCATGGCAGAGGAGGAGATCCGCAAGGAGATGGACAA GATGATTGAAGACCTGGAGCTCTCCAACAAACGCCATTCCTTGGTGCAAACCCTCTCAGGTGGCATGAAGAGGAAGTTGTCAGTGGCTATAGCCTTCGTGGGTGGATCGCGAGCCGTAATTTTGGACGAGCCCACAGCTGGTGTCGATCCGTATGCGCGCAGGGCCATCTGGGACCTCATCCTCAAATACAAGCCAG GGAGGACCATCCTGCTCTCCACACACCACATGGACGAAGCTGACTTGCTGGGCGACCGCATTGCCATCATATCCCACGGCAAGCTCAAGTGCTGCGGCTCCCCACTGTTCCTCAAGAGCACCTATGGTGATGGTTACAAGCTGACGGTGGTCAAGAGGCAGTCAGACGCCAGAAACAGCACAG AGTCGGGCCAGCCGCACAGTCCCCCGTCCCACTCCTCCGTCAGCCCCTGCTCTGAGCCCCGTGTCTCCCAGTTCATCAAGAAGTACGTGGCCTCCTGCCTCCTCATCTCAGACACCAACACTGAGCTCTCCTACATCCTGCCCAGCGAGGCTGTCAAGAAGGGCTGCTTCGAGAGGCTCTTCCAG CACTTGGAGCAGAGCCTGGAGGATCTGGCCCTGACCAGTTTTGGGCTGATGGACACCACACTCGAGGAGGTCTTCCTCAAGGTGTCCGAGGAGGACCAGTCTCTGGAAAACAGCGATGTTG acATGAAAGAGTCCAAGAAGGATGCCCTGCGGCCACCCACCCCCGAGTTGGGCCCAAAGCCCGAGGCCAATGGGGAGCCCCTTGCGGAAGCAGAAGTGCCCGAGAAGCCAGAGGTGGAGCTAAGCAACCTGGTGACCTGCTCCAAGCTTGCCCAGTCGCAGGCATCCCTGCGCTCAGCCTCCTCGGTGGGCTCTGTGCGGGGCGATGAAGGTGGGGCTTATTCGGAGTTCTTTGGAGATTACTCTCCGTTGTTTGATAATCGGCAGGACCCTGATAACATCAGTCTGCAAG ATCAAGAAGCTGATGTGGAGGCGGAGGACCATGACCTGGCAGGACAGGGGAGCTTTAAGCTGGAGGGGTCGTGGCTGAAGTTGCGGCAGTTCCATGGGCTGATCGTCAAACGCTTCCATTGTGCCAAGCGCAACACCAAGGCCCTCTTCTCGCAGATCCTCCTGCCCGCCTTCTTCGTCTGTGTGGCCATGACTGTGGCACTCTCTGTGCCCGAAATAG GAGACCTGCCTCCCCTCATCCTCTCGCCATCTCAGTACCACAACTACACGCAACCCAAGGGCAACTTCATTCCTTATGCCAACGAGGAGCGGCATGAGTACCG catcAGGCTGTCTCCTGATGCCAGCCCCCAGCAACTGGTGAACACCTTCCACCTGCCCTCAGGCGTGGGCGCCACATGCGTGCTCAAGACAGCCTTCAACAACACGCTGGACCAGCCCATGCAGACCCTGAACCTCAACAGCAACGAGTCCAAAATGCTGGCAGCCAAGTACTTCGATGCTATGTGCATTGACTCCTTCACGCAgggcctgccgctctccaacttcgtgccaccacctccttccccagccccctcGGACTATCCTGTCTCAGTGGATGAGGACCTGCTCCGTGCCTGGAACTCCACAACCTTCTCCTCTGCCATCAAAG AGACTGTCACCTCAGCCCCAGCCTTGCCCCAAATTATCCACGAGCCCATCAAGTGCACGTGCTCCATGCAGGGGACTGGcttctcctgccccagcggcgTGGGAGGGCATCCCCCGCAGATGAAGGTGGTGACAGGGGACATCCTGGCGGACATCACCGGGCGCAATGTCTCTGAGTACCTGCTCTACACCTCGGACCGCTTCCGGCTGCACAG GTATGGGGCGCTCACCTTTGGCAACGTCCAGAAATCCATCCCGGCCTCCTTTGGGGCCAGGGCTCCTGCCACGGTGCGCAAGATAGCCGTCCGGAGAACAGCCCAG GTCTTCTACAACAACAAGGGCTACCACAGCATGCCCACCTACCTCAATGCACTCAACAATGCCATCCTGCGGGCCAACTTGCCCAAGAGCAAAGGCAACCCCGCTTCTTACG GTATCACGGTGACCAACCACCCCATGAACAAGACTAGTGCCAGCCTGTCTCTGGATTACCT CCTGCAAGGCACAGACGTGGTGATTGCCATCTTCATCATCGTAGCCATGTCCTTCGTGCCGGCCAGCTTTGTGGTGTTCCTGGTTGCTGAAAAGGCCACCAAGGCCAAACATCTGCAGTTTGTGAGCGGCTGCGACCCTGTCATCTACTGGTTGGCCAACTATGTGTGGGATATG CTTAACTATCTGGTGCCAGCCACGTGCTGCATCATTATCCTTTTTGTGTTCGACCTCCCAGCGTACACATCTCCCACCAACTTCCCTGCTGTCCTCTCACTCTTTCTGCTCTATGG TTGGTCCATCACCCCCATCATGTACCCTGCCTCCTTCTGGTTTGAGGTGCCCAGTTCTGCCTATGTCTTCTTGATAGTCATCAACCTCTTCATTGGCATCACAGCCACTGTTGCCACGTTCCTGCTGCAGCTCTTTGAGCACGACAAG GATTTGAAGGTGGTGAACAGCTACTTGAAGAGCTGCTTCCTTGTATTCCCTAACTACAACCTGGGCCATGGCTTGATGGAGATGGCCTATAACGAGTACATCAACGAATACTATGCCAAGATCG GGCAGTTCGATAAAATGAAGTCACCCTTTGAATGGGACATTGTGACACGTGGCCTGGTTGCCATGACAATTGAAGGCTTTGTTGGCTTCTTCATCACCATCATGTGCCAATATAACTTCTTCCGGAAACCGCA GCGACTGCCCGTCTCCACCAAGCCCATTGAAGATGATATTGATGTGGCCAACGAGCGGCACCGTGTCCTGCGTGGCGACGCCGACAATGACATGCTGAAGATTGAGAACCTCACCAAG GTGTACAAGTCCCGCAAGATTGGTCGCATCCTGGCTGTGGACCGGCTATGCGTGGGCGTCCGGCCTGGAGAGTGCTTTGGGCTGCTGGGTGTCAACGGCGCAGGGAAGACAACCACCTTCAAGATGCTTACAGGGGACGAGAGCACCACGGGTGGAGAGGCGTTTGTTAATGGACACAG CATCCTGAAAGAGCTCCTGCAGGTCCAACAAAGCTTGGGCTATTGCCCGCAGTTTGATGCACTTTTTGATGAGCTGacggcccaggagcacctggagcTCTACACCCGCCTGCGTGGTATTCCCTGGAAGGACGAGGAGCGG GTGGTCAAATGGGCACTGAAGAAGCTAGAGCTGACCAAGTATGCCGACAAACCTGCCAGCACCTACAGCGGAGGCAACAAGAGGAAGCTGTCCACGGCCATAGCACTGATAGGCTACCCATCCTTCATCTTCCTG GATGAGCCCACGACAGGGATGGACCCCAAGGCACGGCGCTTCCTTTGGAACCTCATCCTGGACGTCATCAAAACAGGCCGCTCCGTGGTGCTCACGTCCCACAG CATGGAGGAGTGCGAGGCACTCTGCACCCGCCTGGCCATCATGGTGAACGGGCGACTCAAATGTCTTGGCAGCATCCAGCACTTGAAAAACAG GTTTGGAGATGGCTACATGATCACCGTGCGGACCAAGTCCAGCCTCAACGTCAAGGAGGTGGTGAGGTTCTTCAACCGCAACTTCCCCGAGGCCATCCTTAAG GAGCGGCACCACACCAAGGCCCAGTACCAGCTCAAATCAGACCAAATCTCACTGGCACAGGTCTTCAGCAAGATGGAGCAGGTGGTGGATGTGCTGGGCATTGAAGACTATTCTGTCAGCCAGACCACCCTGGACAAC GTGTTTGTGAATTTTGCCAAGAAGCAAAGTGACAACCTGGAGCAGCAGGAGACGAgccccagctgtgccctgcagtcACCCCTGGAGCGAGTGCTCAGCCTGCTGCGCCCACGGGCGGCCCCCACAGAGCTGCGGGCCCTTGTagtggaggagcaggaggatctGGAGACTGATGACGAAGGCCTCATCAGCTTCGAGGAGGAGAGG GCTCAGCTCTCATTCAACACGGACACACTGTGCTGA